GGCCCGGCTGCTCCGGGAAGAAGCCTTCGATCTGGCGCAGGCCGCCCCTTTCGCGCTGAACGAGACGGGCAAGGGACGAAGCGAGGAGGAAGCGGCGGCGAGCGGTCATGAAAGCTAAGAAAGGAATGAGATTGATCGGGGCAGTCTTCGTATAAGGTCGGAAAAGAATGAAGCAAGCCTCAACAGCATAGACCTACACGTCCAGGCCGCAAAATCGCTCGTTTCGTCGATCCATGGGCCGCAGGGTCGCAGCCCTGTTGCGAAACGGATACGCTGCGACGCTTCAATAAACGATACTTCGTTTCATTTTATTGTCGCATGAAGGTGCCGCTTCAATAAGCGGAGATGGAACACTGTTCCATCTCCGCTTCCCGTCACATGACCGCGCCGACCTGCCACGGGACGAATTCGAGATCGCCATAGCCGAGGTTCTCGGATTTCGTGTGCTCGCCCGATGCGACCCGCAGGAGCGTGTCGAAAATCTCGGCGCCCTTCTGGTCGAGCGAGATCCCGTCGAGGATGTCCCCGCAATTGATGTCCATGTCCTCCTGCATGCGGCGGTACATGTCGGAATTGGTCGCGAGCTTCAGCGACGGGACCGGCTTGGCTCCGAACGCCGAGCCGCGTCCCGTGGTGAACGCGATGAGGTTTGCGCCGCCCGCCACCTGCCCCGTCGCCGAGACCGGATCGTAGCCGGGCGTGTCCATGTAGACGAAACCGTGCTCCGTCACCGGCTCCGCGTATTCGTAGACCGCCCGCAGCGTCGAGCGCCCGCCCTTGGCGGTCGCGCCGAGGGACTTTTCCAGAATCGTCGTGAGCCCTCCGGCCTTGTTTCCGGGGGATGGATTGTTGTTCATCTCGCCCCCGTTGCGTGCGGTGTAGGCCTCCCACCAGCGGATGCGCGCGACGAGCGCCTCGCCCACCTCGCGGTTTGCGGCGCGCCGGGTCAGCAAGTGCTCGGCTCCGTAGATCTCCGGCGTCTCGGACAGGATCGACGTCCCGCCGTGGCGCACCAGCAGGTCGGATGCGACGCCGAGGGCGGGGTTCGCGGTCAGGCCCGAATACCCGTCGGACCCGCCGCACTGGAGGGCAAGGGTCAGTTCGGAGGCCGGGCGCGTCTCGCGCTTGGCCTGTGCCGCAATGGGAAGCATCTCGCGAATGCCGGCGGCGATCGCCTCCACGGTGCGGCGCGTGCCGCCGGTCTCCTGGATGGTCAAGGTCCGGAAGGTGTCGGTCTCCTCCAGGCCGTATTCCTTCTTCATGCGCCCGATCTGAAACACCTCGCAACCGAGGCCGACCATCACGACGCCTGCGAAATTCGGATGGCTG
This window of the Microvirga sp. TS319 genome carries:
- a CDS encoding UxaA family hydrolase, with amino-acid sequence MTSPRTPPRTSPRTIRLSADDNVVIAIDLVNQGDTVSGLTARERVLRGHKMAVEPIREGEPVRKFGQIIGFAKTHIAPGEWVHEHNVGLHDFERDYAFCAEARDDDLLPPEMRATFEGYRRASGRTGTRNYIGILTSVNCSASVARFAAAEIERSGILKDYPGIDGVVAIVHGTGCGHAAYGEGFDILRRTQWGYASHPNFAGVVMVGLGCEVFQIGRMKKEYGLEETDTFRTLTIQETGGTRRTVEAIAAGIREMLPIAAQAKRETRPASELTLALQCGGSDGYSGLTANPALGVASDLLVRHGGTSILSETPEIYGAEHLLTRRAANREVGEALVARIRWWEAYTARNGGEMNNNPSPGNKAGGLTTILEKSLGATAKGGRSTLRAVYEYAEPVTEHGFVYMDTPGYDPVSATGQVAGGANLIAFTTGRGSAFGAKPVPSLKLATNSDMYRRMQEDMDINCGDILDGISLDQKGAEIFDTLLRVASGEHTKSENLGYGDLEFVPWQVGAVM